The following are encoded together in the Pyramidobacter piscolens W5455 genome:
- a CDS encoding helix-turn-helix domain-containing protein, whose translation MKQGRNTTKEERLEIVKDCLASEKNYGETALRYKVSYQQVRTWTLPFEELGEAELEDRRGKRKKDQTLRTELKTAQIEIEQLKHQLYLAEMERDLLKKLAELEKRDAPRK comes from the coding sequence ATGAAGCAAGGCCGGAATACGACGAAAGAAGAACGCTTGGAGATCGTAAAGGACTGCCTGGCGTCGGAGAAGAATTACGGCGAGACGGCGCTCAGGTACAAGGTGAGTTACCAGCAAGTGCGAACTTGGACGTTGCCCTTTGAAGAACTCGGCGAGGCTGAACTCGAAGACCGGCGAGGAAAGCGGAAGAAAGATCAAACGCTGAGGACAGAGCTGAAGACGGCGCAAATCGAGATTGAACAGTTGAAACATCAGCTGTATCTTGCGGAGATGGAGCGCGACCTGCTAAAAAAATTGGCTGAGCTCGAGAAGAGGGATGCCCCTCGCAAGTGA
- a CDS encoding putative CRISPR-associated protein, whose product MRTIYVVTCGTSILTNGASETDRIFLRENANKLEQDYSPEERDRLENIAASRREILLGESDEARVCRCSAELNGFLNYRRANLTAQHSAGDMAYFVCTDTFQGKLTAEILADWSRKRGMAADVVKVEDLNTASVESFHRGVNNLIEWCRTTLPASRERGSRIVFNLIGGFKTLQGYMQTLGMLYADEIFYIFESGREIITIPRLPLDISSAAQKAIRAHLAVVRRMNYRDLPAAECAGLPETMLTVMDGQCTLSAWGRVIFDQVKKELYQERLQPPMIDSFEFSPGAKNDAEKLDPQQRRRLNDAIDDFGACLETGQNLQRLDFRALKGNPKPPSTHEFNIWSTQNGWRAFCHYEQDRQKWIIDSFDVGIGH is encoded by the coding sequence ATGAGAACAATTTATGTGGTAACCTGTGGCACAAGCATTCTTACTAACGGGGCGTCGGAGACCGATCGGATTTTTCTGCGCGAAAACGCCAACAAGCTTGAACAGGACTATTCCCCGGAGGAGCGCGACCGGCTTGAAAATATCGCCGCTTCGCGGCGCGAGATTCTGCTCGGGGAAAGCGACGAAGCTCGGGTATGTCGTTGCTCCGCCGAACTGAACGGCTTTCTCAACTACCGCCGCGCCAACCTTACAGCGCAGCACAGCGCCGGGGACATGGCGTACTTCGTCTGCACCGACACGTTTCAGGGCAAGCTGACCGCCGAGATCCTCGCCGACTGGAGCAGAAAACGCGGAATGGCGGCCGACGTCGTAAAAGTCGAGGACCTGAACACCGCTTCCGTTGAATCGTTCCACCGCGGCGTCAACAATCTCATCGAATGGTGCCGCACCACGCTGCCAGCAAGCCGTGAGAGAGGTTCCCGCATCGTCTTCAACCTGATCGGCGGTTTCAAAACGCTGCAGGGATACATGCAGACGCTGGGAATGCTCTATGCCGACGAGATTTTCTACATTTTTGAATCGGGGCGCGAGATCATCACCATCCCCCGTCTGCCGCTCGACATCTCCTCCGCGGCCCAAAAGGCGATCCGCGCCCACCTCGCCGTCGTACGCCGCATGAATTACCGCGATCTGCCCGCCGCAGAGTGCGCCGGCCTGCCGGAAACCATGCTGACCGTCATGGACGGACAATGCACCCTGTCGGCGTGGGGCAGAGTGATCTTCGACCAGGTCAAGAAAGAACTGTACCAAGAGAGACTGCAGCCGCCAATGATCGATTCGTTCGAGTTCTCCCCCGGGGCGAAAAATGACGCCGAAAAGCTCGATCCGCAGCAAAGAAGAAGGCTGAATGACGCCATCGACGACTTCGGCGCCTGTCTGGAAACGGGGCAAAATCTGCAAAGACTCGACTTCCGCGCGCTGAAAGGGAATCCCAAGCCTCCGTCCACGCACGAATTCAACATATGGAGCACGCAAAACGGCTGGCGCGCCTTCTGTCATTACGAACAAGACCGTCAAAAATGGATCATCGACAGCTTTGACGTCGGCATCGGCCACTGA
- the cmr1 gene encoding type III-B CRISPR module RAMP protein Cmr1, producing MAEKLGGALRLGALSARECKVYACSVITPMFGGGAKAGEVSREFPVRAPSIRGQLRFWWRLLHGIRGLRGNALKEKECALWGGVFAASSDGDKAALQHASRVGVFIKEGAGQSVVLKPVKDAQYALFPFRDKSGVLPEFDFGLGVVFEPRLRSELKEQLERSLRAWANFGGVGARTRRGCGAVFCPELAFENEEEASALAVSCGLRVWTKECDSKQSVAAWNEAVGCLRDFRQGKDVGRNGARGRSRWPEADTIRKLTGQCDPRHEAVYPPDHPYGFPRAVFGMPIGFRFKTSGEPESCQLLPFGAQRMSSPVILRPLRLKDGRVLSMAVFLPEPDLSCSLRLSGNKLGGRLNKLDKECSDYQGAKFANYKGSPMENRSSTGNALEAFRAYLREKGFKEVTGK from the coding sequence ATGGCGGAAAAACTTGGCGGAGCGCTTCGATTGGGGGCCTTGTCCGCGCGGGAATGCAAGGTTTACGCGTGCAGCGTCATCACGCCCATGTTCGGTGGCGGCGCCAAGGCCGGAGAGGTTAGCAGAGAATTTCCCGTGCGGGCGCCTTCCATACGGGGGCAGCTGCGCTTTTGGTGGCGGTTGCTGCATGGCATTCGCGGCCTGCGGGGCAACGCGTTGAAAGAAAAGGAATGCGCGCTCTGGGGCGGCGTGTTCGCGGCGTCATCCGACGGGGACAAAGCCGCTTTGCAGCATGCCAGCCGCGTCGGAGTGTTCATAAAAGAGGGGGCAGGCCAGTCTGTCGTATTGAAACCGGTGAAGGACGCTCAGTACGCCCTCTTCCCGTTTAGGGATAAATCGGGAGTCCTTCCCGAGTTTGATTTCGGTCTGGGCGTCGTCTTCGAGCCGCGGCTGCGCTCCGAGCTCAAGGAACAGTTGGAACGCAGTCTGCGCGCCTGGGCCAACTTCGGCGGCGTCGGCGCGCGCACGCGGCGTGGCTGCGGGGCGGTTTTCTGCCCTGAGCTGGCTTTTGAGAACGAAGAAGAAGCGAGTGCTTTGGCCGTCTCGTGCGGACTGCGCGTGTGGACGAAAGAGTGCGACTCCAAGCAAAGTGTTGCTGCGTGGAACGAGGCTGTTGGGTGTTTGCGCGATTTCAGGCAGGGAAAAGACGTAGGGCGAAACGGGGCACGCGGCCGCTCGCGCTGGCCCGAGGCGGACACGATCCGTAAGCTGACGGGGCAGTGCGATCCCAGACATGAAGCCGTTTATCCCCCGGATCATCCGTACGGCTTTCCCCGCGCGGTCTTCGGCATGCCGATCGGCTTTAGATTTAAGACGTCAGGCGAGCCGGAGTCATGCCAGCTGCTTCCTTTCGGTGCGCAGCGCATGAGCAGCCCGGTGATTCTGCGTCCGCTGCGCTTGAAGGATGGCCGTGTTCTGAGCATGGCTGTCTTTCTGCCCGAACCGGATCTTTCCTGTAGTCTGAGGTTGAGCGGAAACAAGCTTGGGGGAAGACTGAATAAACTGGATAAAGAATGCAGCGACTACCAGGGGGCAAAGTTCGCGAATTACAAGGGTTCTCCGATGGAAAATCGTTCCAGCACCGGCAACGCGTTGGAAGCGTTCCGCGCCTATTTAAGAGAAAAAGGTTTTAAGGAGGTGACGGGGAAGTGA
- the cas10 gene encoding type III-B CRISPR-associated protein Cas10/Cmr2: MSERNYLLQIAIGPVQDFIAAARRTHDLWMGSRMLSELSKAVACCVRDRVRDLGGSLIFPDAVQDSSLSDGIANVILAKVTAADAEELGRIKNEAKKAAEARLAEYGREALDTPLGKEGGKVGDLVVMERWNGQLDDIIEFYCVWTPLDGRPYDEARRTAAKLLAARKNIRDFSPSPCADRVAKSSLDGLRESVFKDGKSLSDAQNRAMTRTLRLKRNEALDAIGVIKRISDAKNFPPVSRVAVDPWVRGVFAAAGKMKEADRKTILEACEELKLWGVLSAVGADFYEKFPYGGEALMRGRYAGMKKDAENEGKDVAERVAEQCRKIVGVLSKLKPCDRPCEPYLAVLSADGDRMGAILDNMKDAESHRCFSKKLADFACRARNVTKEHYGVTVYTGGDDVLAFLPLDTALDCARELRSEFGSIMSSDVPSGCRPTLSIGVSIAHALEDLELLLKFARRAESDAKNGLHGEAAVGRDRNGLAVAVRARGNIAVTVREQWPAASENDGREKPLARLSLAERLDWWGDRFAGGEIPDKFLHELLETARFYENWDDRESLAEAVRADVMRIFARKDTDLSAENEAEIARYIGRKLGDGAGVKELADELVVGQWIAFARRYTRKPTPQKEAER, from the coding sequence GTGAGCGAACGGAACTATTTACTGCAGATCGCCATCGGCCCCGTGCAGGATTTTATCGCCGCCGCGCGCCGCACGCACGACCTCTGGATGGGGTCGCGGATGCTTTCCGAGCTGAGCAAGGCCGTGGCCTGCTGCGTGAGGGATCGCGTGAGGGATCTGGGCGGATCTCTGATTTTTCCCGACGCTGTGCAAGACTCGTCCTTGTCGGACGGCATCGCCAACGTGATCCTTGCCAAAGTGACTGCCGCCGACGCCGAGGAACTGGGGCGCATCAAAAACGAGGCGAAGAAGGCCGCGGAGGCACGGCTGGCTGAGTACGGGCGCGAAGCGCTCGACACGCCGCTTGGCAAAGAGGGCGGAAAAGTCGGAGATCTCGTCGTCATGGAGCGCTGGAACGGGCAGCTGGACGATATTATCGAATTTTACTGCGTCTGGACGCCTCTCGACGGACGTCCGTACGACGAAGCACGCAGAACCGCGGCCAAACTTCTGGCCGCGCGCAAGAACATCCGTGACTTTAGCCCTTCCCCGTGCGCGGATCGCGTGGCCAAAAGCTCGCTGGACGGACTGCGCGAGAGCGTGTTCAAAGATGGCAAGAGCCTTTCCGACGCGCAGAATCGTGCCATGACCCGCACGCTGCGCCTCAAGCGGAACGAGGCGCTCGACGCCATCGGCGTGATCAAGCGCATCTCCGACGCGAAGAATTTTCCTCCTGTTTCCCGCGTTGCCGTCGATCCCTGGGTGCGCGGCGTGTTTGCCGCGGCTGGCAAGATGAAAGAAGCGGACCGCAAGACGATCCTCGAGGCATGCGAGGAACTGAAATTGTGGGGCGTTCTCTCCGCGGTGGGGGCGGATTTTTACGAGAAATTCCCTTACGGCGGCGAAGCGCTGATGCGCGGACGCTATGCCGGCATGAAAAAGGATGCCGAAAACGAAGGGAAGGACGTAGCTGAGAGAGTTGCGGAGCAGTGCCGTAAAATTGTCGGCGTGCTGTCGAAACTGAAGCCCTGCGACCGCCCCTGCGAGCCGTATCTTGCCGTGCTCAGCGCCGACGGAGACCGCATGGGAGCGATTCTGGACAACATGAAAGACGCCGAATCGCACCGTTGCTTTTCAAAAAAGCTTGCCGATTTTGCCTGTCGGGCCAGAAATGTCACCAAGGAGCATTACGGCGTTACCGTTTACACCGGGGGAGACGACGTGCTTGCCTTTCTGCCGTTGGATACCGCTCTTGACTGCGCCAGGGAACTGCGGTCCGAATTCGGCAGTATCATGAGTTCCGACGTTCCTTCCGGCTGCCGGCCGACGCTTTCCATCGGCGTTTCTATCGCTCATGCTCTGGAAGATCTGGAGTTGCTGCTCAAGTTTGCCCGCCGCGCCGAGAGCGACGCCAAGAACGGGCTCCACGGCGAAGCCGCCGTCGGCAGGGATCGGAACGGACTGGCCGTTGCCGTCCGCGCTCGCGGCAACATTGCCGTAACGGTGCGCGAGCAGTGGCCCGCTGCCAGCGAAAACGACGGACGAGAGAAGCCTTTGGCTCGGCTTTCTCTGGCCGAACGGCTTGACTGGTGGGGCGACCGCTTTGCCGGAGGCGAGATTCCCGATAAGTTCCTGCACGAACTGCTCGAGACGGCCCGCTTTTACGAGAACTGGGACGACAGAGAGTCGCTGGCCGAAGCTGTGAGAGCCGACGTCATGCGCATTTTCGCGCGCAAGGACACGGACCTTTCCGCCGAAAACGAGGCGGAAATCGCCCGCTACATCGGACGCAAGCTCGGGGATGGCGCGGGGGTCAAAGAACTCGCCGATGAGCTTGTCGTCGGCCAGTGGATTGCGTTTGCCCGCCGCTATACGCGGAAGCCGACTCCGCAGAAGGAGGCCGAACGATGA
- a CDS encoding type III-B CRISPR module-associated Cmr3 family protein, which produces MKYRMIPIEPLIARDARTFGSGGGGARVRSLDWLTQTVAAGSVRTALWKLTGETPSYLRSIAVRGPFPEIGGKVYFPRPLDFIQAQEGKPYQLLPAELEDEQSADMPLEGLLLPSPDTEENFKPRKRGGYWSLDLYARWLCEEKRGLTERDGRDGRVDFGDDWLDDIPKDERTHVSIAPETGAAGDGKIFSSTGLDFVHRTAERTYAPIAAALEIDERAARLLGDFTAPVGGMRRLADFQQTDDDAAWRCPPCLDCLRGGDRIRMILATPALFANGWYPGWIGGDKTPPREGILPGTDVRVRLVSAVVGRWQPLSGWCHEKGRTGPKPMRRMVPAGSVYFFEVVAGNFVPDRVWLRSVCDEPQDRLDGFGLALWGGWREHK; this is translated from the coding sequence ATGAAATACCGGATGATTCCCATCGAGCCGCTGATTGCCCGCGATGCGCGCACCTTCGGCTCCGGAGGCGGCGGCGCGCGCGTCCGTTCCCTTGACTGGCTGACGCAGACGGTGGCCGCCGGTTCCGTGCGCACCGCGCTCTGGAAGCTGACCGGGGAGACGCCGTCGTATCTGCGCTCGATCGCTGTGCGCGGTCCGTTTCCCGAGATCGGCGGCAAAGTTTATTTTCCCCGGCCTCTGGATTTCATCCAGGCTCAGGAAGGCAAGCCGTACCAGCTCCTTCCTGCGGAGTTAGAGGACGAGCAGTCTGCGGACATGCCGCTTGAAGGGCTTTTGCTGCCGTCGCCCGATACCGAGGAAAACTTCAAGCCCCGAAAACGGGGCGGATACTGGTCGCTGGATCTTTACGCCCGCTGGCTGTGCGAGGAAAAAAGAGGACTGACGGAGCGCGACGGGCGCGACGGGCGCGTTGATTTCGGCGACGACTGGCTCGACGACATTCCCAAGGACGAACGTACTCACGTCAGCATCGCGCCGGAAACGGGCGCTGCCGGCGACGGGAAGATCTTTTCTTCCACGGGACTCGATTTCGTGCACCGGACGGCGGAGCGAACATACGCCCCCATCGCGGCGGCGCTGGAGATCGACGAACGAGCGGCCCGCTTGCTTGGAGATTTTACTGCTCCCGTCGGCGGGATGCGCCGTCTTGCCGATTTTCAGCAGACGGATGACGACGCGGCATGGCGCTGCCCCCCCTGCCTGGACTGTCTGCGCGGTGGTGACCGGATCCGCATGATCTTGGCGACGCCGGCGCTGTTTGCGAACGGCTGGTATCCCGGCTGGATCGGCGGGGATAAGACCCCGCCTCGCGAAGGAATTTTGCCTGGTACGGATGTGCGGGTGCGGCTAGTATCCGCCGTTGTCGGTCGCTGGCAGCCTCTTTCCGGCTGGTGTCACGAAAAAGGCAGAACCGGCCCCAAGCCCATGCGGCGCATGGTCCCGGCCGGCAGCGTCTATTTTTTCGAAGTTGTTGCGGGGAACTTTGTCCCTGATCGGGTCTGGCTCCGTTCCGTCTGCGACGAGCCGCAGGATCGGCTCGACGGATTCGGTCTGGCGCTGTGGGGCGGCTGGCGAGAACATAAATAG
- the cmr4 gene encoding type III-B CRISPR module RAMP protein Cmr4, with the protein MGEKTFVEKSYWLHALSPIHIGAGRGLGYIDLPVVREKVTNWPYIPGSSVKGVIAAHHNVSNNSEKREGDARIAFGATGDDCSNSGSLVFTDAHILCLPVRSFYGTFAWITSPFCLERCARNVKERSAPPVILPDEFQAFTAQDTALTKEPGGKMYLEELDLASAFNENAENWAEKIAQTLFGDDESWKKTFKARFAVVHDDIFTFLCEAGTEVTPHIKVDQETGAAADGALWYEETLPVETLLVGRVWCDKIYGVPEDETPTSGELLKQFCGSELSLQLGGKATTGKGHVRCLFKDIEKAGELHE; encoded by the coding sequence ATGGGAGAAAAAACTTTCGTTGAAAAAAGTTATTGGCTTCATGCGCTCAGCCCGATTCATATCGGCGCGGGACGCGGACTTGGCTATATCGATCTGCCGGTCGTGCGCGAGAAGGTGACCAACTGGCCCTATATCCCCGGCAGCAGCGTCAAAGGCGTGATTGCCGCCCATCACAACGTTTCCAACAATTCGGAAAAACGAGAAGGCGATGCCAGGATCGCTTTCGGCGCGACGGGCGATGATTGCAGCAATTCTGGTTCGCTCGTCTTCACTGACGCGCATATCCTCTGCCTGCCCGTGCGCAGCTTTTACGGCACCTTTGCCTGGATAACGTCGCCCTTCTGCCTGGAGCGCTGTGCCCGCAACGTCAAAGAGCGCTCCGCGCCGCCCGTGATTCTTCCTGACGAATTTCAGGCTTTTACGGCTCAAGACACGGCGCTTACCAAAGAGCCGGGCGGGAAGATGTATCTTGAAGAGCTTGACCTTGCCTCGGCTTTTAACGAAAACGCTGAAAACTGGGCGGAAAAAATTGCCCAGACGCTGTTCGGCGATGACGAAAGCTGGAAAAAAACTTTTAAAGCGCGCTTCGCCGTCGTCCACGACGATATCTTTACCTTCCTGTGCGAAGCCGGGACGGAAGTGACGCCGCATATCAAGGTCGACCAGGAAACTGGCGCGGCTGCCGACGGGGCGCTGTGGTATGAGGAAACGCTGCCGGTCGAGACGCTCCTTGTCGGCCGGGTCTGGTGCGATAAAATTTACGGCGTGCCGGAGGACGAAACGCCCACGAGCGGGGAGCTTTTAAAGCAATTCTGCGGTTCCGAGCTCTCCCTGCAGCTGGGCGGCAAAGCGACTACCGGCAAGGGGCACGTCCGCTGCCTGTTCAAGGACATCGAAAAGGCCGGTGAGCTTCATGAGTGA